The stretch of DNA ACCGCGAGGCTCTGTTGTCCGGTTCCGAGCGGCATCACCAGCCGGCCGTCCTCGGCCAGCTGGTCGAGCAGCGCCCGGGGCGGTTCGACGGCGGCGGCCTCCACGAGGATGCGGTCGTAGGGGGCGTACTCCGGCAGGCCGTCGGCCCCGTCGCGCCGGTCGACGAGGACGCCGCCGTAGCCCGCCTCCGCGAGGTTCGATCGCGCGTCGAAGACGAGCCGGCGCGTGATGTCGATGGCCTGGACGTTCGCGGCCCCGACGTGCTCGGCGAGGACGGCGGCCGTGTAGCCGACGCCGGCCCCGACGACGAGCACCTCGTCGTCGTCCTCGGGCGCGAGCGCCTCCAGCAGCCGCGCGACGGTGCTGGGCGAGAGGACGCGGGTCCCGAGCCGCTCGAACGGGCGGTCGGTGTAGGCCTGCTCCTCGCCGACGAACGGCTCCCGCGGGACCGCCCGCATCGCCGACGACAGCCACGCGCTCCGCACGACGCCAGTGCTGTCGTGCTGGAGGCCGTCGACCATATCGTCCCGCAGCACCGCTGGGTCCATATCCGAGGTTCCCGCTGGACGTATATGAATGGCGCGCCCGGCGGCGGCCGGCACCCTCACTGCAACGGGACGAACCGCACCGCACCGTGGTCCTCGCGGTCGAGCGATCCGTCCGCCCGGCGACGCGCCCGCACGAGCGTCTGGCTGTGCGAGCCGATCGGCGCGAGCAACAGGCCGCCGGGTCGGACCTGTTCGACCACGGCCTCGGGGAACTCCGGGGCCGCACAGGTCAGGTACGCGCGGTCGTAGGGCGCGTGGTCCGGCCAGCCCTCGCGGCCGTCGCCGGCCCGGACCGACACGTCGCCGTAGCCCGTCTCGGCCAGCGTCGCGCGCGCCAGTTCGGCGAGCTCGTCGTGGTACTCCACGCTGTGGACGTGGTCGGGACCGACCAGCTCGGCGGTGACGGCGGCGTGGTAGCCGCGGCCGGTCCCGATCTCGAGGACCCGGTCGCCCG from Haloarcula litorea encodes:
- a CDS encoding protein-L-isoaspartate O-methyltransferase family protein — its product is MDPAVLRDDMVDGLQHDSTGVVRSAWLSSAMRAVPREPFVGEEQAYTDRPFERLGTRVLSPSTVARLLEALAPEDDDEVLVVGAGVGYTAAVLAEHVGAANVQAIDITRRLVFDARSNLAEAGYGGVLVDRRDGADGLPEYAPYDRILVEAAAVEPPRALLDQLAEDGRLVMPLGTGQQSLAVVQPGGDTERLGGVAFRPMLVEGEQADTVERNRTRREDREHARRQAQSRAGWEQDWIDWD
- a CDS encoding protein-L-isoaspartate(D-aspartate) O-methyltransferase, with amino-acid sequence MAGFDPDDARERLVQRLRNTRVDDGAVLDAMRTVPRHEFVPEQRRRDAYDDRPLPIGQDQTISAPRMVGMMAELLNLEPGDRVLEIGTGRGYHAAVTAELVGPDHVHSVEYHDELAELARATLAETGYGDVSVRAGDGREGWPDHAPYDRAYLTCAAPEFPEAVVEQVRPGGLLLAPIGSHSQTLVRARRRADGSLDREDHGAVRFVPLQ